The proteins below come from a single Patescibacteria group bacterium genomic window:
- a CDS encoding cysteine peptidase family C39 domain-containing protein, translating to MKVLDFPSIRQTYKWDCGANVVQSLLEYYGIDRREDNTIKSVGTDQSGTSVIQIQKAFKKFGLNVYAGEMMVDDIKKYIDNKIPIIIPLQAWTNKKKVNWEENWTDGHYVVVIGYDQKKIYFEDPSSFNRTYLAYAELKKRWHDEGVDGKKYINWGIAVYGKKPVYNSRKIKHMD from the coding sequence TTGAAAGTATTAGATTTCCCGTCAATTCGGCAAACATATAAATGGGACTGCGGAGCAAACGTCGTCCAATCTCTTTTGGAGTATTACGGCATTGACCGGCGGGAAGATAATACAATTAAATCAGTCGGAACAGATCAGAGTGGCACATCGGTTATTCAAATACAGAAAGCATTTAAAAAGTTCGGGTTAAATGTATATGCCGGTGAAATGATGGTAGATGATATAAAAAAATATATCGATAATAAAATTCCGATAATTATACCGCTTCAGGCCTGGACAAATAAGAAAAAAGTAAATTGGGAGGAAAATTGGACGGACGGGCATTACGTTGTGGTTATCGGTTATGATCAAAAGAAAATATATTTTGAGGACCCTTCATCTTTTAATCGCACATATCTTGCATATGCAGAGCTAAAAAAACGCTGGCATGATGAAGGAGTGGACGGAAAAAAATATATCAACTGGGGGATTGCCGTTTACGGAAAAAAACCGGTTTATAACTCCAGAAAAATAAAGCACATGGATTAA
- the typA gene encoding translational GTPase TypA: MEIRNIAIIAHVDHGKTALTDALMRQCNMVEEGVSMDSNDLELERGITIYSKNTSVFYKDTKINIVDTPGHADFGSEVERVLRSIDCVLLVVDAQEGPMPQTTFVLRKSLELGLKPIVVLNKIDKPAARPDWAHDAVFELFMSLGASDEQLDFAVIYTIGRDGLAKLKMEDEAKDLTPLLDLILREVPPASSEVFEEKDLAAQVFNLGYDNFLGRMAVSRIYTGKLKVGDSVFIKKIGGETNSNKITKIYTFEGIKKKEVPEASAGDIVMIAGIPDIFIGETICEKEDREALPAIMVDEPTISLDFLANNSPFAGKDGKYVTTRQIKERLQKELEINVGLKIDFSSTDHYKVFGRGELHIAILLENMRREGYELQVSQPQVIIKEIDGVKCEPFEEITVDVPVDYSGIVIEKLSKRKANMLEMRPELSHIRIIFEIPTRGYLGYRNEFVIDTKGEGIISSRITGFKPYVEGIEKHSFGSMISMATGKALGFSLSNLQDRGTLYIGPGVDVYEGMIIGSAAKGYNMDVNPIKGKHLTNMRASAADDALNLAPPMELTLERGLEIIKEDEYLEITPKNIRLRINKRK; this comes from the coding sequence ATGGAAATTAGAAATATAGCGATCATTGCTCATGTTGATCACGGAAAAACCGCTTTGACGGATGCTTTGATGCGCCAGTGCAACATGGTTGAAGAAGGCGTTAGTATGGACAGCAATGATTTGGAATTGGAAAGAGGAATCACGATTTATTCCAAGAATACGTCGGTTTTTTACAAAGACACAAAAATTAATATCGTGGATACCCCGGGACATGCTGATTTCGGTTCCGAAGTGGAACGGGTATTGCGTTCGATTGATTGCGTATTGCTGGTTGTGGATGCTCAGGAAGGTCCGATGCCCCAGACCACATTTGTATTGAGAAAATCGCTGGAACTGGGATTGAAACCGATTGTTGTTCTGAATAAGATTGATAAGCCGGCAGCGAGACCAGACTGGGCGCATGACGCCGTATTTGAACTGTTTATGAGTCTCGGCGCATCTGACGAACAGCTGGATTTTGCCGTGATATACACAATCGGCAGAGACGGCTTAGCCAAATTAAAAATGGAAGATGAGGCGAAGGATCTGACTCCGCTTCTGGATTTAATTTTGCGTGAAGTACCGCCGGCGTCATCAGAAGTATTTGAAGAAAAGGATTTGGCAGCACAAGTTTTTAATCTGGGTTATGATAATTTTCTGGGTCGTATGGCTGTTTCCAGAATATACACAGGCAAGCTGAAAGTCGGAGATAGTGTATTTATCAAGAAGATCGGCGGTGAGACCAATTCAAATAAGATTACAAAAATATATACATTTGAGGGTATAAAGAAAAAGGAAGTACCTGAGGCCTCCGCGGGAGATATTGTTATGATTGCCGGCATCCCCGATATATTTATTGGTGAAACAATTTGTGAAAAAGAAGATCGCGAGGCACTACCAGCTATTATGGTGGACGAACCGACAATCTCTTTGGACTTCCTCGCTAATAATTCACCATTTGCGGGAAAGGACGGAAAGTATGTTACTACCAGGCAAATAAAAGAACGCCTGCAGAAAGAACTGGAGATCAATGTCGGTTTGAAGATTGATTTTTCATCAACAGATCACTATAAAGTGTTCGGCAGGGGAGAATTGCACATTGCTATTCTGCTCGAGAACATGCGCAGAGAAGGATATGAACTGCAGGTTTCCCAACCGCAGGTCATCATCAAAGAAATTGACGGAGTAAAATGCGAACCTTTTGAGGAGATAACTGTGGATGTTCCGGTAGACTATTCCGGCATTGTGATAGAAAAGCTTTCCAAACGCAAAGCGAACATGCTGGAAATGCGTCCGGAACTGAGTCATATCCGAATAATTTTTGAAATACCAACCAGAGGTTATCTCGGTTATCGTAATGAATTTGTGATTGATACCAAAGGCGAGGGGATCATCAGTTCGCGCATTACAGGATTTAAACCGTATGTTGAAGGAATAGAAAAACACAGCTTTGGTTCCATGATTTCCATGGCGACCGGCAAAGCGCTCGGATTTTCACTTTCCAATTTGCAGGATAGAGGAACTCTGTATATTGGACCTGGAGTAGATGTATATGAAGGAATGATAATTGGTAGCGCTGCAAAGGGATATAATATGGATGTAAACCCGATCAAAGGAAAACATCTGACCAATATGCGCGCTTCGGCAGCCGACGATGCTCTGAATCTGGCGCCTCCGATGGAGCTGACCCTGGAACGCGGTCTGGAAATAATCAAAGAAGATGAATATTTGGAAATAACTCCGAAAAATATCCGCCTTAGAATCAACAAACGGAAATAA
- a CDS encoding magnesium transporter, protein MQEKQDPIYADDDYESVGLLFRLRAPALIIGLFLGIIISFVTSNFEKVLEKDFQVAYFIPFIVYIADAIGSQTTAIYSRDLKSGTTKLGNYMKKEFLLGLLFGTAFGVVSGFVTYLWLHNYLLSITIAISAVLAITTAPLVALVVATLFQRSHRDPAAGTAPIATVLQDILSVVIYGTVASIIIL, encoded by the coding sequence ATGCAAGAAAAACAAGATCCGATATACGCAGATGATGATTATGAATCTGTCGGACTGCTATTTCGGCTACGCGCGCCGGCACTGATTATTGGGCTGTTTTTGGGCATTATCATTTCTTTTGTTACTTCTAATTTTGAGAAAGTTTTGGAAAAAGACTTTCAAGTTGCCTATTTTATTCCGTTTATTGTCTATATCGCAGACGCGATTGGCTCACAGACGACGGCTATCTATTCGCGCGACTTAAAGTCCGGAACGACAAAGCTTGGGAACTATATGAAAAAAGAGTTTTTGCTCGGCCTGTTATTTGGAACAGCGTTTGGTGTTGTATCAGGATTCGTGACTTATTTATGGCTACATAATTATTTATTATCAATTACGATAGCTATTTCGGCGGTGCTGGCTATTACTACCGCACCATTAGTAGCCTTGGTTGTAGCCACTTTGTTCCAAAGATCGCACAGAGATCCGGCGGCGGGAACCGCTCCTATCGCAACCGTACTCCAGGATATTCTAAGCGTTGTGATATACGGTACTGTGGCAAGTATCATAATATTATAA
- a CDS encoding HAD family phosphatase: MVKAVIFDMDGVISDTQKFHSKVESELLGRFGIVITPAQITERYAGVKTTEFFTDLLEKNGASFDLDELMKEKWVMMENLSKSHVDEITGSVSLIKMLTEMNIKLAVASASDTKYVISVLDKLAIRDYFEAVVTGQMVSRGKPDPEIFLLAAEKIGVDPKNCVVIEDGKSGMQAAAAAQMKSIGLVNDKNADYPTKNLVTTLPEITFGYINKLV; this comes from the coding sequence ATGGTAAAAGCTGTAATATTCGACATGGATGGTGTGATATCAGACACGCAGAAATTCCACTCAAAAGTTGAAAGTGAATTACTTGGTCGTTTCGGGATTGTTATAACCCCGGCGCAGATAACCGAAAGGTATGCCGGAGTAAAGACGACTGAATTTTTTACAGATTTGCTGGAAAAAAACGGCGCAAGTTTTGATCTGGATGAACTGATGAAAGAAAAATGGGTGATGATGGAAAATTTATCAAAGTCACATGTAGATGAAATTACTGGATCCGTCTCTCTGATAAAAATGCTGACTGAGATGAATATTAAACTAGCAGTGGCATCGGCGTCTGATACAAAATATGTAATTTCAGTATTGGATAAATTAGCGATAAGGGACTATTTTGAAGCGGTTGTAACGGGACAAATGGTTTCTCGCGGAAAGCCCGATCCGGAAATATTTCTGCTGGCTGCGGAAAAAATTGGTGTTGATCCGAAAAATTGCGTAGTTATTGAAGACGGAAAAAGCGGGATGCAGGCAGCAGCTGCTGCGCAAATGAAAAGTATTGGCTTGGTTAACGATAAAAATGCTGATTACCCGACAAAAAACCTGGTAACTACTTTGCCTGAAATTACATTTGGATATATTAATAAATTGGTTTGA
- the amrB gene encoding AmmeMemoRadiSam system protein B, which translates to MSLIFSAITPHPPLLIPNVGRENLERVKKSEQALHSLANELYASKPDTVIIISPHAPISEDTFFINACEKFNCDFEDFGDFETSFSFKPDLELSANIKMRTQDEGIPLNLICESKLDHGCAVPLFYLMKNLKSVPIVPISFSFLDVKTHFEFGKLLQREIMKTNKRIAVIASGDLSHAITSEAPAGFNEKGKEFDEMIVDMLKNKQEQNILKLDPKFVEEAAECGYRSMVMLMGILKGINYRANVLAYEHPFGVGYLTCNFLLG; encoded by the coding sequence ATGTCGCTTATTTTCAGCGCCATCACACCGCATCCTCCCCTGCTCATCCCGAATGTCGGACGGGAAAATTTAGAGAGGGTTAAGAAATCAGAACAGGCCCTGCATAGTCTGGCGAATGAACTTTACGCTTCAAAGCCGGATACAGTTATTATAATTTCCCCGCACGCTCCGATTTCCGAGGACACTTTTTTTATTAATGCTTGCGAAAAATTTAACTGCGATTTTGAAGATTTTGGTGATTTCGAAACTTCCTTTTCCTTCAAGCCTGATCTGGAACTTTCCGCCAATATAAAAATGCGCACTCAGGATGAGGGTATTCCTCTAAATCTGATCTGTGAATCAAAGCTGGATCACGGCTGTGCTGTTCCGCTTTTTTACCTTATGAAAAATCTTAAAAGCGTACCGATAGTTCCGATCAGTTTCAGTTTTTTGGACGTAAAGACGCACTTTGAATTCGGAAAGCTTTTACAAAGAGAAATAATGAAGACGAATAAAAGAATTGCCGTAATCGCTTCCGGCGACCTTTCTCACGCCATAACTTCCGAAGCTCCGGCCGGTTTCAACGAAAAAGGGAAAGAATTTGATGAAATGATAGTCGATATGCTGAAGAATAAACAGGAACAAAACATATTAAAATTGGATCCCAAATTTGTGGAAGAAGCTGCAGAATGCGGATACCGTTCAATGGTGATGCTGATGGGAATTTTGAAAGGGATTAATTATCGCGCAAACGTTTTGGCGTACGAACATCCATTCGGCGTCGGTTATCTGACCTGTAATTTTTTGCTTGGGTAA
- the thpR gene encoding RNA 2',3'-cyclic phosphodiesterase yields MKYRAFLAIYPSTEIIKLLGRVLADLKGSSIPAKWVEKQNLHLTLKFFGAQADDRIYDIEQVLEDVLSDFNPFTLRLKGVSIFPEGNPKIVSADLDVSQELTKIKRTIDSEVSNLPFVQGDRRSFLTHITLGRISSQLSEDHRKLLSNIVLDDVWEVGSVHLMESDLTGASPNYSVLQSYQL; encoded by the coding sequence ATGAAATATCGTGCATTTTTAGCGATTTATCCTAGCACTGAGATTATAAAATTACTGGGCAGGGTACTCGCGGATTTAAAAGGCAGTTCAATTCCCGCGAAGTGGGTTGAGAAGCAGAATCTGCACCTGACTTTGAAATTTTTCGGCGCGCAAGCTGACGATCGGATATATGATATTGAACAGGTACTGGAGGATGTTTTGTCAGACTTTAATCCCTTTACATTACGATTGAAGGGAGTTTCCATATTTCCTGAGGGCAATCCGAAAATTGTCAGTGCTGATCTGGATGTTTCGCAGGAACTTACAAAAATTAAAAGAACGATTGACAGCGAGGTTTCTAATCTGCCGTTTGTCCAAGGAGACCGGCGTTCTTTCCTGACGCACATTACTCTGGGTAGAATCAGTTCGCAATTGTCGGAAGATCATAGAAAGTTATTGAGCAATATTGTACTTGATGACGTGTGGGAAGTAGGCTCCGTGCATCTGATGGAGAGCGATCTCACAGGAGCATCGCCTAATTATTCCGTATTACAATCATATCAATTATGA
- a CDS encoding WecB/TagA/CpsF family glycosyltransferase, translated as MKQDILGVQVSRINMKEALDVIEQCVVFPRLNYIVTPNPEFIVRAQKDKIFRDILNNAVIALPDGFGLMLAAKFLKRPLNQRITGVDFIWHVAELAEKNDYSIYLYGAGKGIAKKTAQRLQKRFPHLKILGAESGYDKDGKMNDALFVEDIRLKSPDILLVALGAPKQEKWIAAHLPDFTGVKVAMGVGGAFDYISGSIKRAPKLIRKIGLEWLYRLILQPWRIKRIFTATIHFTYLVIKVKIMDSRLRGNDIQ; from the coding sequence ATGAAACAGGATATATTAGGGGTACAAGTCAGTAGGATTAATATGAAGGAAGCGCTGGATGTTATAGAACAATGCGTAGTTTTTCCGCGCTTGAATTATATCGTTACTCCCAACCCGGAATTCATTGTACGCGCACAAAAAGATAAAATATTCCGGGACATTTTGAATAACGCTGTGATTGCGCTTCCAGATGGATTTGGTCTGATGCTCGCCGCGAAGTTTTTGAAACGCCCGCTTAACCAGCGCATAACTGGAGTTGATTTTATCTGGCATGTTGCTGAGCTTGCCGAGAAAAATGATTATTCAATATATTTATACGGCGCTGGAAAAGGCATTGCAAAAAAAACAGCACAGAGATTACAGAAAAGATTTCCACATTTGAAAATTCTGGGTGCGGAAAGCGGGTATGACAAAGATGGTAAAATGAATGATGCTTTGTTTGTTGAAGACATCCGGTTAAAATCCCCGGATATACTGCTGGTTGCGCTGGGAGCACCAAAACAGGAAAAATGGATCGCCGCGCATTTGCCGGATTTTACCGGTGTGAAAGTGGCAATGGGCGTGGGCGGAGCATTCGATTATATTTCCGGCAGTATCAAGCGAGCGCCAAAACTTATTCGAAAGATTGGACTGGAGTGGCTCTACCGTTTAATTCTTCAGCCATGGCGCATAAAGCGGATTTTTACCGCTACAATTCATTTTACATATTTAGTTATTAAGGTAAAGATAATGGATTCCCGCCTGCGCGGGAATGACATACAATAA
- a CDS encoding GIY-YIG nuclease family protein has product MNQYYVYIMASKKNGTLYIGVTNNIIRRVYEHKNNEVEGFSKKYKVHRLVYYEQTENVESALNREKQLKKWNREWKINLIQKENPNWKDLYNELI; this is encoded by the coding sequence ATGAACCAATACTACGTTTACATAATGGCAAGTAAAAAGAATGGAACGCTTTACATAGGCGTTACGAATAATATTATCAGAAGAGTATATGAGCATAAGAATAATGAAGTTGAAGGATTTTCGAAGAAATATAAAGTGCATAGACTAGTCTATTACGAGCAAACAGAAAATGTGGAGAGTGCATTGAATCGTGAAAAGCAATTAAAAAAGTGGAATAGAGAGTGGAAAATTAATTTAATACAAAAAGAAAATCCGAATTGGAAAGATTTATATAACGAGCTAATATAA
- the gltX gene encoding glutamate--tRNA ligase, which yields MKNKEVRVRIAPSPTGSLHLGTARSALYNYLFAKREGGTFILRIEDTDLERSEERFTKQIIEGLEWLGIEWDEGPTLDGKEKGKYGPYFQTKRTATYEKYIKQLLDEDKAYYCYCTKEELEAERKAMGEKGEAPIYSGKCAHLSKEEKEAFEKEGRNSIIRYRVPESTIKFKDMIRGDMSFEAGLMGDIAVARDVKTPLYNLAVVIDDYMMEISHVIRGEDHLSNTPKQILMTEALGFPVPEFGHLPLILNEDKTKLSKRKTKVTIDDYKEEGYLPEAILNFVLLLGWNPKTEQEMFTLPEMVHVFNIGGVHKGGAVFAKDKLDWINSQYLRKLSPDQFLELALPFLEKAGINISDKEYVRKAIVLEQERIKKLSDLPEMVKFFFNDISYDPKLLVWKKSDPEVTKVNLKLALEFFESLDEKDWSEEKIENGLMKLIEEKGLKNGEILWPIRVALTGEEKSPSPFEVAGVLGKERVVERLNNVV from the coding sequence ATGAAAAATAAAGAAGTCAGAGTCCGAATTGCTCCATCACCAACCGGCTCCTTGCATTTAGGAACGGCGAGGTCCGCTTTGTATAACTATTTATTTGCCAAAAGAGAAGGCGGAACATTTATTCTGCGCATAGAAGATACCGACCTGGAACGCTCTGAAGAAAGATTCACCAAACAAATTATAGAGGGTTTGGAATGGCTAGGCATAGAGTGGGACGAAGGTCCGACATTAGACGGAAAAGAAAAAGGCAAATATGGTCCGTATTTCCAGACCAAACGAACCGCAACTTATGAAAAATATATAAAACAGCTTCTGGATGAAGACAAGGCGTATTATTGCTACTGCACCAAAGAAGAGCTGGAAGCGGAAAGAAAAGCGATGGGAGAAAAAGGTGAAGCGCCGATCTATAGCGGTAAATGCGCGCATTTATCAAAAGAAGAAAAAGAAGCATTTGAAAAAGAAGGAAGGAATTCAATCATCCGATATCGTGTGCCGGAAAGTACGATCAAATTCAAAGACATGATCAGGGGCGATATGAGTTTTGAAGCCGGGCTGATGGGCGATATTGCCGTGGCACGCGATGTTAAAACTCCGCTCTACAATCTGGCAGTCGTGATCGACGACTACATGATGGAGATATCGCACGTGATCCGTGGAGAGGATCATTTATCCAACACACCAAAGCAGATATTAATGACCGAGGCGCTGGGATTTCCCGTGCCGGAATTTGGGCATCTGCCTTTGATTCTCAATGAAGATAAAACCAAACTTTCCAAACGCAAGACCAAGGTAACGATAGATGATTATAAAGAAGAGGGCTATCTGCCGGAAGCAATCTTAAACTTTGTATTACTTCTCGGTTGGAACCCGAAAACCGAACAGGAAATGTTTACTCTGCCTGAGATGGTTCATGTATTCAATATCGGCGGTGTGCACAAGGGTGGTGCGGTTTTCGCCAAGGATAAATTGGACTGGATCAATTCCCAATATCTGCGCAAACTTTCTCCCGACCAATTCCTGGAACTTGCTTTACCATTCTTAGAAAAAGCGGGGATTAATATTAGCGACAAAGAATATGTGAGGAAAGCAATCGTGTTGGAACAGGAGCGGATTAAAAAACTTTCCGACCTGCCCGAAATGGTGAAATTCTTCTTCAATGACATTTCCTACGACCCGAAACTTTTGGTCTGGAAAAAATCCGATCCGGAAGTTACAAAAGTAAATTTAAAATTGGCTTTGGAATTCTTTGAAAGCCTGGATGAAAAAGACTGGTCCGAGGAGAAAATAGAAAATGGATTGATGAAACTGATTGAAGAAAAGGGATTGAAAAACGGTGAAATCCTCTGGCCGATCCGCGTGGCTTTGACGGGGGAAGAAAAATCCCCAAGTCCTTTTGAAGTCGCGGGGGTTTTGGGTAAGGAGAGGGTGGTGGAGAGGTTAAATAATGTTGTTTAA
- a CDS encoding CYTH domain-containing protein, translated as MKFEVEKRSKIDDAEEIERVKEYLSAHGEYLGSKMMRSFLFRNPTSLRIRLIEGKDSALVTIKKGEYADPAMEEEEYEVPLTELDAFIEQKKVEGYEACSEVNTFRETYILNGLKIEINDIDSLGLIIEIEALTEDKDEIDGLEERIRETMQELNLPELDPSEYKLMMDAMQDETNRPVSEQVFTVDWDEDINEKKIK; from the coding sequence ATGAAGTTTGAAGTTGAAAAAAGAAGTAAAATAGATGATGCTGAAGAAATAGAAAGAGTTAAGGAATACTTATCTGCACACGGAGAGTACCTGGGCTCAAAAATGATGCGCTCTTTTCTATTTCGGAATCCTACATCTCTACGAATTCGTCTGATTGAAGGAAAGGATTCAGCATTGGTTACAATAAAGAAAGGTGAATATGCTGATCCGGCGATGGAAGAAGAGGAGTATGAAGTACCATTAACAGAATTAGATGCTTTTATTGAGCAAAAAAAAGTTGAAGGCTATGAGGCATGTTCAGAAGTAAATACTTTTCGCGAAACATATATTTTAAATGGATTGAAAATTGAGATAAATGATATTGATTCTTTGGGTTTGATTATTGAGATAGAGGCATTGACTGAAGATAAAGATGAAATAGATGGTTTAGAAGAACGAATTCGTGAGACAATGCAGGAATTAAATTTGCCGGAACTCGATCCATCTGAATATAAATTGATGATGGACGCAATGCAGGACGAAACAAATAGGCCAGTAAGTGAGCAAGTTTTTACAGTTGATTGGGATGAAGATATTAATGAGAAGAAAATTAAGTAA
- a CDS encoding NUDIX hydrolase, whose amino-acid sequence MSRTWKKLNSKIVYSNSWIKVHEDQVLKPDGKEGIYGYLEKNQACFVIALDNEENIYLVKQFRYALQKTILELPAGTVNNEDIADRAKAELLEEAGIEAKEWKRLGGFYVAPGHESTYINVYLATDLDLSKLSTSGQDDDESILEIVKVSQPELKKMLTDGKIECGISIAALNLFFLSHNKS is encoded by the coding sequence ATGAGTAGAACCTGGAAAAAATTGAATTCAAAGATTGTATATAGTAACTCTTGGATAAAAGTCCATGAGGATCAAGTTTTGAAGCCGGATGGTAAGGAAGGTATCTATGGTTATCTGGAAAAAAACCAAGCTTGCTTTGTGATAGCGCTGGATAATGAAGAAAATATCTATCTGGTAAAACAGTTCAGATATGCTCTGCAAAAAACAATTCTGGAATTACCGGCCGGTACGGTAAATAATGAAGATATCGCTGATAGAGCAAAAGCGGAACTTTTGGAAGAAGCAGGAATAGAAGCAAAGGAATGGAAAAGGCTGGGTGGGTTTTACGTAGCACCAGGGCATGAATCTACTTATATTAATGTTTACCTCGCGACGGATTTAGATTTATCCAAACTATCTACCAGTGGGCAAGATGATGATGAATCAATATTGGAGATAGTTAAAGTAAGTCAGCCAGAATTAAAGAAGATGTTAACAGATGGAAAGATTGAATGCGGAATATCGATAGCCGCTTTGAATCTGTTTTTTCTGAGTCATAATAAAAGTTAA
- a CDS encoding DUF3850 domain-containing protein: MKKIEKKVWPEYFQQILDGDKKYELRLADFDCQPGDVLLLKEWDNKTKKYTGREIEKEVTSILKTKDVKFWNEEEIDKHGFQIISFK; this comes from the coding sequence ATGAAAAAAATTGAGAAAAAAGTTTGGCCGGAATATTTTCAGCAAATACTGGACGGTGACAAGAAATACGAACTTCGTCTTGCTGATTTTGACTGCCAACCCGGTGATGTATTGCTATTAAAAGAATGGGACAATAAAACCAAAAAATATACCGGCAGGGAAATTGAAAAGGAAGTAACTTCCATTTTGAAAACAAAGGATGTAAAATTTTGGAATGAAGAGGAAATAGATAAACATGGGTTTCAGATTATTTCTTTTAAGTAA
- a CDS encoding NUDIX hydrolase — translation MEKFSLPIISAIIERQKDGETEILVQTRWKPEEDPVYTGCLEIPAGKIREFENVYDALNREVKEETGLKITSIFPDIKTKTHSPKDDGSFAFQPFCCQQQTKGGRPWIGFVFICNVEDKTPLKEGDNTRDIRWIKKSELKRIFEETPEKIFTLQLGVLDYYFNKS, via the coding sequence ATGGAAAAATTCAGTCTGCCGATTATTTCCGCGATTATTGAGAGGCAAAAAGACGGAGAAACAGAAATATTGGTTCAAACTAGGTGGAAACCGGAAGAAGATCCTGTATATACGGGATGTTTGGAAATTCCGGCAGGAAAAATAAGGGAATTTGAAAATGTCTATGATGCTTTAAATAGAGAGGTGAAGGAAGAAACGGGGTTGAAAATAACCAGTATTTTTCCAGATATTAAAACAAAAACGCATTCTCCAAAGGATGACGGATCGTTCGCTTTTCAGCCGTTTTGCTGCCAGCAACAAACAAAAGGAGGACGACCATGGATCGGTTTCGTTTTTATTTGCAATGTTGAGGATAAGACACCATTAAAGGAGGGGGATAATACAAGAGATATTCGTTGGATAAAAAAATCTGAATTGAAGAGAATTTTTGAAGAAACACCAGAAAAGATATTTACCCTGCAATTAGGGGTTTTGGATTATTACTTTAATAAAAGTTAG
- a CDS encoding NAD(P)-dependent oxidoreductase, whose product MKFKQIVLLDKVGLSDNAVEKLAKFSDSPIKTFSSDPADEAEVCKRISDADCIMLTWRTSISKEVLAKCENLKFICLCSTNSNNIDLNECAKRGITVSNVRDYGDEGVVEWIIMQLLLLFRGVGKNQYKGFSSELSGKTIGIFGMGVVGKLLAKAAKGLGINVLYNSKTRNSDLEKQGIQFVEKSSLLAKSDIIGLHTPKNVKILDKSDFDLMQGKILVNTTLGKAFDSSDFMRWIKRENNFAIFDGASEFGAEFEGLDRVIYSDVVSGLTNEAIERLSQKTLDNVASYISGNPINVVTGLK is encoded by the coding sequence ATGAAATTCAAACAGATAGTATTATTAGACAAGGTGGGACTTTCTGATAACGCGGTTGAGAAACTTGCGAAATTTTCTGATAGCCCGATAAAGACATTTTCCTCTGATCCTGCGGATGAAGCGGAAGTGTGTAAAAGAATCTCGGATGCTGACTGCATCATGCTGACCTGGCGGACATCAATATCAAAAGAAGTGCTTGCAAAGTGTGAGAACCTGAAATTCATCTGCCTTTGCTCTACTAATTCCAATAATATTGATCTGAATGAATGTGCAAAAAGAGGTATCACAGTTTCCAACGTGCGCGATTATGGAGACGAGGGAGTTGTGGAGTGGATTATCATGCAGTTATTGCTCCTGTTCAGAGGAGTCGGAAAAAATCAATATAAAGGGTTTAGTTCAGAACTAAGCGGGAAAACAATCGGGATATTTGGTATGGGTGTTGTAGGAAAACTGCTTGCCAAGGCAGCAAAAGGTCTTGGTATAAATGTTTTGTATAACAGTAAAACCAGGAATTCTGATCTGGAAAAACAGGGGATACAGTTTGTGGAGAAAAGCAGTCTGCTGGCGAAGAGTGATATCATTGGCCTGCATACACCGAAGAATGTAAAGATTTTGGACAAATCGGACTTCGATCTGATGCAAGGAAAAATTCTCGTTAATACAACCCTGGGAAAAGCATTTGATTCAAGCGATTTTATGAGATGGATTAAGCGTGAAAATAATTTTGCGATATTTGATGGAGCGTCAGAATTTGGCGCGGAATTTGAGGGATTGGATAGAGTAATATATTCAGATGTAGTCTCTGGTTTAACAAATGAAGCAATAGAAAGATTGAGCCAAAAAACCTTAGATAATGTAGCCTCATATATTTCGGGTAATCCGATTAATGTAGTCACAGGTTTAAAATAA